The following proteins are encoded in a genomic region of Dyadobacter sp. UC 10:
- a CDS encoding efflux RND transporter periplasmic adaptor subunit, which yields MKRILMVIGLCTMLFNTSCESKKEEKEEETQFLVTSPLEKDTLITKEYVSQIRAISHIELRALEKGYLQNIYVDEGQFVKKGQLMFKIMPMLYEAETQKAQAEANFAEIEFRNTKSLADSNVVSKNELALSKAKLDKAKAELGLAQTHLGFTEIRAPFNGIMDHFQVRLGSLLDEGDLLTTLSDNSEMWVYFNVPEAEYLDYKANEKKDQMLKVNLQMANQQMFEYPGVVKTIEADFNNETGNIAFRATFPNPKKLLRHGETGNVLVKVPFKNALIIPQKATFEVLDKKYVYVVDKNNVIRSREITIAAELPHIFAVSSGLKKDDKILLEGLRQVHENEKVHTKFVQPDSVISNLSLYAE from the coding sequence ATGAAGAGAATCCTCATGGTCATCGGCTTGTGCACAATGTTGTTCAACACAAGCTGTGAATCCAAAAAAGAAGAAAAGGAAGAAGAAACCCAATTCCTGGTTACCAGCCCTCTGGAAAAAGACACACTGATTACGAAAGAGTATGTAAGCCAGATCCGTGCGATCAGCCACATTGAGCTGCGGGCTTTGGAAAAAGGATATCTCCAGAACATTTATGTAGACGAAGGCCAGTTTGTAAAAAAAGGCCAGCTGATGTTCAAAATCATGCCCATGCTTTATGAGGCTGAAACACAAAAAGCACAGGCAGAAGCCAATTTTGCGGAGATTGAGTTTAGAAACACCAAATCCCTGGCAGACAGTAACGTAGTTTCCAAAAATGAGCTTGCACTCTCCAAAGCAAAGCTTGACAAGGCAAAAGCGGAGTTAGGTCTCGCCCAGACGCACCTGGGTTTCACCGAAATCAGAGCGCCCTTCAACGGCATCATGGACCATTTTCAGGTCAGGCTGGGAAGTTTGCTGGACGAGGGAGACCTGCTGACAACCCTTTCAGATAACAGCGAAATGTGGGTTTATTTCAATGTCCCGGAAGCGGAATACCTCGATTATAAAGCGAACGAGAAAAAAGATCAGATGCTGAAAGTGAACCTGCAGATGGCCAACCAGCAAATGTTTGAATATCCGGGCGTAGTAAAAACCATTGAAGCCGATTTCAACAACGAAACGGGCAATATCGCCTTCAGGGCTACATTTCCAAACCCTAAAAAGTTGCTGAGACACGGAGAAACAGGCAATGTGCTGGTGAAAGTACCGTTCAAAAATGCCCTGATCATTCCTCAAAAAGCCACTTTCGAAGTATTGGACAAGAAATATGTGTATGTCGTGGACAAAAACAATGTGATCAGGTCAAGGGAAATCACGATCGCGGCAGAGCTGCCGCACATATTCGCCGTCAGCTCCGGCCTGAAAAAAGACGACAAGATCCTGCTGGAAGGCTTGCGGCAGGTACATGAGAACGAGAAAGTACACACAAAATTCGTACAGCCCGACTCGGTGATTTCCAATTTAAGTCTGTATGCCGAGTAA
- a CDS encoding DUF3575 domain-containing protein: protein MKNFSFFLMALCCSATSFGQTQKPVYKPNADIHFMPIALAFPDPSVRIGSELMTGGRWSYGLSVGAGMKAFTFSRTPLSLFSSRSYRMMEIRPEVKFYWLKRETLGWYLAAEGFVSSVNRQLGKDSYYLSDTTMVSFDGSHFSKKKMGLVWKIGVKFLVPEKLTIDMYTGLGLARTNVRYTKTENPTEDPYDPFFDPEDFYPGKKFTPVISFGVKFGLLVWQKEE from the coding sequence ATGAAAAATTTCTCCTTTTTTTTAATGGCTCTTTGCTGTTCCGCGACCAGCTTTGGGCAGACACAAAAACCAGTATATAAGCCTAATGCGGATATCCACTTCATGCCTATCGCACTGGCATTCCCCGACCCTTCGGTGCGGATCGGGAGCGAGTTGATGACAGGCGGGCGGTGGAGCTATGGACTCAGCGTGGGTGCAGGAATGAAAGCTTTTACTTTTAGCAGGACGCCATTGAGCCTGTTCAGTTCCAGGAGTTACAGGATGATGGAAATCCGCCCGGAGGTAAAATTCTATTGGCTGAAAAGAGAGACATTGGGCTGGTATCTGGCTGCCGAAGGTTTTGTTTCCAGCGTGAACCGGCAATTAGGGAAGGATTCTTACTACCTGTCCGATACTACGATGGTATCGTTCGACGGCTCACATTTCAGTAAAAAGAAAATGGGACTGGTCTGGAAAATAGGTGTTAAATTTCTCGTCCCCGAAAAACTGACGATCGATATGTACACCGGGCTTGGTCTGGCGCGGACCAATGTCCGTTATACAAAGACCGAAAATCCGACCGAGGACCCTTATGATCCTTTTTTTGATCCCGAGGATTTTTATCCAGGAAAGAAATTCACGCCGGTTATCTCCTTTGGGGTGAAATTCGGGTTGCTGGTGTGGCAAAAGGAGGAATAA
- a CDS encoding carbon-nitrogen hydrolase family protein translates to MQNLKIATAQFENRSRDKQYNLKAIDRPAAAAQGTQVIAFHECSVTGYTFARKLDRAQLTEIVLYRDIIGATHNPEQKVAWLS, encoded by the coding sequence ATGCAGAACCTGAAAATAGCAACCGCTCAGTTTGAAAACCGGAGCCGTGATAAACAATACAACCTGAAAGCGATTGACAGACCTGCAGCGGCGGCGCAGGGCACACAGGTTATCGCGTTCCACGAATGCTCAGTTACCGGATACACTTTCGCGAGAAAACTGGACCGGGCCCAGCTAACCGAAATCGTTCTTTACAGGGATATCATCGGCGCAACGCACAACCCGGAACAAAAAGTAGCCTGGCTGAGCTAG
- a CDS encoding M61 family metallopeptidase, with the protein MKLQNLLPAFALVWLCGCSASKNAGGKVSGSDEVRVSIDLVDIDSDRVRVKVTPPKQKTSSIAYHFPKIIPGTYAVADYGRYVEDIKAFDKNGKELKTSRTDSNTIVIENATKLAQISYLVNDTFDSEEDNGTFTEEGKTIFSPAGTNIDTGKQFMLNLAGFVGYFTDQLEKPYRVTVSHPAGLYGTTALIDAENDEKSDVFNVARYPDIVDNPIMYAAPDTSRFNVDGMEVLLGVYSRRGSVRAADLRPDLERMVRAQKKFLGPINDTKKYAVLTYVSSGAGDDAKGLGALEHNNSTVAVFRDPMRSKDLIHVISHEFFHTITPLKIHSKEIHYFDFNNPKMSQHLWFYEGVTEYFANLFQVNQGLINENQFYDLIAKKVENAREYDDKLSFTEMSRQVLDKKMKSQYPNVYEKGALIAMCLDILIREESRGERGLLWLMGELSKTYGPAKPFDDDQLIPEITKLTSPAIGEYLQNHVVKGEQIHYEDFMNKVGVKKEIVPLPEPVVFMIEGKPYIKLDATRTKILADSVDGANQFYNNLGIKNNDAFVEINGLKMDPDDLNGIVYMGYDLEEGSPMIVKVNRAGTDLELKGTVKLNYSDGDGFRFKDQSKTALNQAWLKR; encoded by the coding sequence ATGAAGTTACAGAATTTACTTCCCGCATTTGCCCTGGTTTGGCTTTGCGGTTGTTCTGCAAGCAAAAATGCCGGCGGGAAAGTTTCGGGCAGCGACGAAGTACGGGTGTCCATAGACCTCGTCGATATCGATTCCGACCGGGTGAGGGTCAAGGTGACGCCGCCCAAACAAAAGACCTCTTCCATTGCCTACCATTTTCCGAAAATCATTCCCGGCACCTACGCAGTAGCCGATTACGGCAGGTACGTGGAAGATATCAAGGCATTTGATAAAAACGGAAAAGAGCTGAAAACCTCCCGGACAGACTCCAATACGATTGTGATCGAAAACGCGACAAAACTGGCACAGATTTCCTATCTGGTCAATGACACTTTCGATTCGGAGGAAGACAACGGAACATTTACAGAAGAAGGGAAAACCATTTTTTCGCCCGCAGGAACCAATATCGACACTGGTAAGCAGTTTATGCTCAACCTCGCGGGCTTTGTCGGGTATTTTACCGATCAGCTTGAAAAACCTTATCGCGTTACCGTCTCCCACCCTGCCGGACTGTACGGAACCACCGCGCTTATTGATGCTGAAAACGACGAAAAGTCGGATGTTTTTAATGTTGCAAGGTATCCGGATATAGTCGACAACCCCATCATGTATGCAGCTCCGGACACTTCGCGCTTCAATGTAGATGGCATGGAGGTGTTGCTGGGCGTATATTCGAGACGCGGGTCGGTACGTGCCGCGGATCTTCGCCCCGACCTCGAAAGAATGGTGAGGGCTCAGAAGAAATTTCTGGGGCCGATCAATGACACGAAGAAATACGCCGTGCTGACCTACGTTTCCTCCGGCGCCGGTGACGATGCGAAAGGCCTGGGTGCTTTGGAACATAACAACTCAACGGTCGCCGTGTTTCGCGACCCGATGAGAAGTAAAGACCTGATCCATGTGATCAGTCACGAGTTTTTCCACACCATCACCCCACTGAAAATCCATTCAAAAGAAATCCACTATTTCGATTTCAATAACCCGAAAATGAGCCAGCATTTGTGGTTTTATGAAGGTGTAACCGAATATTTTGCAAATCTTTTTCAGGTTAACCAGGGGCTGATCAACGAAAACCAGTTTTATGACCTGATCGCAAAAAAGGTTGAAAACGCGCGTGAATACGACGACAAACTCTCCTTCACGGAAATGAGCCGCCAGGTCCTGGATAAAAAAATGAAGTCGCAATATCCCAATGTGTATGAAAAAGGTGCGCTGATTGCGATGTGCCTGGATATTCTGATCAGGGAAGAAAGCCGGGGTGAGCGCGGGCTGCTGTGGCTGATGGGCGAGCTCTCCAAAACCTACGGTCCCGCCAAACCTTTCGACGACGACCAGCTGATTCCGGAAATTACAAAACTGACCAGCCCTGCAATCGGGGAATACCTTCAGAATCACGTCGTAAAAGGAGAACAAATTCATTACGAAGACTTTATGAATAAAGTTGGAGTAAAAAAGGAAATAGTACCTCTTCCAGAACCGGTCGTTTTTATGATAGAAGGCAAGCCTTATATCAAGCTGGACGCAACGAGAACAAAGATCCTGGCGGATTCGGTAGACGGTGCAAATCAATTTTACAATAATCTCGGCATTAAAAACAATGATGCATTTGTAGAAATCAACGGGTTAAAGATGGACCCCGACGACCTGAACGGTATCGTTTATATGGGTTACGACCTCGAAGAAGGAAGCCCGATGATAGTGAAAGTGAACCGGGCCGGCACGGATCTCGAACTCAAAGGCACCGTCAAGCTGAACTATTCCGACGGCGACGGTTTCCGGTTTAAGGATCAGTCTAAAACTGCATTGAACCAGGCCTGGCTGAAAAGATAG
- a CDS encoding 2-hydroxyacid dehydrogenase: MKILFFSAKPYDRQFFDRYNRDHDFQIEYLETHLGPHIVNAVGDDVGAVCVFVNDKVNAGVIAVLAAKGVKIIALRCAGFNNVDLEAARWHGMRVCRVPEYSPQAVAEHAAAMILTLNRKTHKSYNRVREQNFSLNGLLGFNLFGRTVGVIGTGKIGAAFCRIMLGFGCKVFAYDLAINEELREAGVSYVPLDELLRGSDIISLHCPLNEKTHYLINEKTIAQMKSGVSLINTSRGGLINTIDVIQALKNKQIAYLGIDVYEQEEKLFFKDLSGSIIEDDTIQRLMSFPNVLVTAHQAFFTEEALSEIARVTLETISALAKNEAPANAAAILI; this comes from the coding sequence ATGAAGATACTCTTCTTTTCCGCCAAGCCTTACGACCGGCAGTTTTTCGATCGGTACAATAGAGACCACGATTTTCAGATTGAATACCTGGAAACGCATCTCGGGCCGCATATTGTCAATGCGGTAGGGGACGATGTCGGCGCTGTTTGTGTATTTGTCAACGATAAGGTAAATGCCGGGGTGATCGCCGTGCTCGCTGCAAAGGGTGTGAAGATTATCGCATTGCGTTGTGCGGGTTTCAATAATGTCGACCTGGAAGCGGCGCGGTGGCATGGAATGCGTGTTTGCCGTGTCCCCGAATATTCCCCGCAGGCCGTAGCTGAGCATGCCGCAGCGATGATACTGACGTTGAACAGGAAAACGCACAAGTCCTACAACCGGGTTCGGGAACAGAATTTCTCACTGAACGGTCTGTTAGGGTTCAATCTTTTCGGGCGCACGGTAGGCGTGATAGGAACCGGTAAAATCGGCGCTGCTTTTTGCAGGATCATGCTCGGTTTTGGTTGTAAAGTATTCGCCTATGATTTAGCTATTAATGAAGAGCTGCGCGAGGCAGGCGTTTCGTATGTTCCGCTTGACGAATTGCTGCGCGGTTCCGACATCATTTCCCTGCATTGCCCGCTTAATGAAAAAACGCATTATCTGATCAATGAAAAAACCATTGCACAGATGAAGAGCGGTGTTTCTCTGATCAATACCAGCCGGGGCGGGTTAATCAATACGATCGATGTGATCCAGGCACTGAAAAATAAACAAATCGCCTATCTGGGGATCGATGTGTACGAGCAGGAGGAAAAGTTGTTTTTCAAAGATTTGTCCGGAAGTATCATCGAGGACGATACCATTCAGCGCCTGATGAGCTTTCCAAATGTGCTGGTTACCGCGCACCAGGCATTTTTCACGGAAGAAGCACTTTCTGAAATTGCCCGGGTAACTTTGGAGACGATAAGCGCACTTGCGAAAAACGAAGCCCCAGCAAACGCAGCCGCCATTTTGATTTGA
- a CDS encoding RagB/SusD family nutrient uptake outer membrane protein, with the protein MKKILLLAALLLQISACKNEDFFELERPVQSPWTKLTEFDRAVIGPYALMFAKGDWGNVFNYWYLYKNAIADDVAWATPGDGTWGWYRDTEANKAWTDDIFNTCYNAISSVNDALQFVEDAGGAPFPKISADDQKHNLDRIVGELHFLRGFAYYMNATTFCTAYVPGGPNDTRQIPLRTTKASSYQDASTPKIGTTQEIWEQVIADFEKAYQMLPERYIAGKMHASYQAGRANKFAAAAMLSRAHFAMGNYPKAREFASFVIDQNGGDYDLSEDPIEAFNKSALARGKETIMYIPSYDLTYGKQNLHSTCFANMFQKTVCGWTATHVDYETLKRLGWMANPKADATIGIAAKRDKRFTQLCFVREPANVPAAKRVEGRYYETRVNLTWRTIVSDKSARGPAAGYTNVPQIRLAEMYLTRAICAFKAGDKKQAAADLNIVRKRAWDARVAGVAYEKSPNFVTEGNITEQMIGDERLIEMFCEGDRIDYLRALKVPVGNGDRGPGTTPYTSQAFVWPVPVVEKSLNNGYQ; encoded by the coding sequence ATGAAAAAGATACTACTACTCGCTGCGCTGCTGCTACAAATCAGCGCCTGCAAAAACGAGGATTTTTTCGAACTGGAAAGACCGGTACAAAGTCCCTGGACAAAGCTCACTGAATTTGACCGCGCCGTGATCGGGCCCTACGCGCTGATGTTTGCAAAGGGAGACTGGGGAAATGTTTTTAATTATTGGTATTTATACAAAAATGCGATCGCCGACGACGTGGCCTGGGCAACACCGGGCGACGGGACCTGGGGCTGGTACCGTGACACGGAGGCCAATAAAGCCTGGACGGACGATATTTTCAACACCTGTTACAATGCGATCTCCTCGGTGAACGATGCATTGCAATTTGTGGAAGATGCCGGAGGCGCGCCATTCCCGAAAATCTCAGCCGACGATCAAAAACACAATCTTGACAGGATCGTGGGCGAATTGCATTTTCTCAGAGGCTTCGCTTACTATATGAATGCGACTACATTCTGCACGGCCTACGTCCCCGGCGGGCCGAATGATACGCGACAGATCCCACTGCGTACGACGAAAGCCAGCTCCTACCAGGACGCTTCGACACCGAAGATCGGGACCACGCAGGAGATATGGGAACAGGTGATTGCAGATTTCGAAAAGGCTTACCAGATGCTGCCGGAACGTTATATAGCGGGTAAAATGCATGCGTCGTATCAGGCGGGCCGGGCCAACAAATTTGCGGCGGCGGCCATGCTTTCGCGTGCCCATTTCGCGATGGGAAACTATCCGAAAGCACGCGAGTTTGCTTCTTTCGTGATCGACCAGAACGGCGGGGATTATGACCTGAGCGAAGATCCGATCGAGGCATTCAACAAAAGCGCACTGGCACGCGGGAAGGAGACGATCATGTACATACCGAGCTACGACCTTACCTACGGCAAGCAAAACCTGCACTCGACGTGCTTTGCCAATATGTTCCAGAAAACCGTTTGCGGCTGGACAGCTACGCATGTGGATTACGAAACCTTGAAAAGGCTGGGCTGGATGGCCAATCCGAAAGCGGATGCAACGATTGGTATCGCGGCAAAAAGGGACAAGCGTTTCACACAGCTTTGCTTTGTGCGGGAACCGGCAAATGTTCCGGCAGCAAAACGCGTGGAAGGCCGCTATTACGAAACCCGCGTAAACCTGACCTGGCGCACGATTGTGTCGGATAAGTCGGCACGCGGGCCGGCTGCGGGTTACACCAATGTACCCCAGATCAGGCTGGCGGAAATGTACCTTACCCGTGCAATTTGCGCCTTCAAAGCCGGTGACAAAAAGCAGGCGGCGGCTGATCTGAATATAGTCCGCAAGCGTGCCTGGGATGCCCGGGTGGCTGGTGTCGCCTATGAAAAGTCACCCAATTTTGTGACCGAGGGGAATATTACCGAGCAAATGATCGGTGACGAAAGGCTCATCGAAATGTTCTGTGAAGGCGACCGGATCGACTATCTCAGAGCGCTCAAAGTGCCTGTCGGAAATGGTGACCGCGGCCCTGGGACTACGCCCTACACATCTCAGGCATTCGTTTGGCCCGTTCCTGTTGTGGAAAAAAGCCTGAATAACGGATACCAATAG
- a CDS encoding TonB-dependent receptor — protein sequence MQRKERLQHLLWTTMKLTYYQLLLLVAFMGVASAGTMKAQDVLSQTISVRIVDQKFRNALQLIEKNSNVKFIYSSRVINADRRVSLHLTNAPVADVLEKLLKPLQLTYEVSGRQIVLDKAEKNAEPGDDDQTYLDADLKISGTVTDPAGSALPGVSIVLKGTQRGTVSDVSGAYELEVPDQQATLIFSFVGYISQEEVVGGRRTIDISLKVNEKALEDVVVVGYGSQKRKDVIGSISTIKADVLETPSGSTNFSSLMQGQASGISVQSSSGRLGAPVNITIRGLSSISAGTSPLWIIDGVPILTDISIDNNGSAAQSPMSLINQSDIESIQVLKDAAATSIYGSRGSNGVIMVTTKSGATGKATVNLDYSTGISQLPFQRVKFLNTQQWFQMKDESKQAYGLGPFEMSDFYSGKPFATEFLTRQQAESINTDWRKEMTRTGSFHNANVSIMGGDKLTKYYVSGNYRKDKSVMTNEDLERFGVRANIDMKPLRMLDVGAKINLSMSKGNRGKNGTASEDGNKSGTNGGFSFVNTITVPFEPVYSVQNPAFYYNPYTGNPRASSDPANMVEQLDMYRVLTDVYAEYRFPFLEGLSARTQLSMDFVQANRNFWVSDAIRSNGSMAQDNASTSKNINYNIFLTYNKNFGDHSLNLVGGTEAQRSTTWYRSMEGQNLVGNYQQLGTPANLTTMFSGLNGERYLLAYFGRANYKFKDKYLAGISMRRDGSSVFTSDYRWGNFLAFSAGWILSDEAFMGDFGRNHFIKLRGSYGQTGNAGIPGYLDVSNYATNYSYGSSDVFATNGTVITSIGVKNLSWETTSNFDAGVDFGFFSNRINGSLAYYNKYVKDLLLASTLPPSSGIGSIWGNIGDLVNKGIELNVTSSNLKARDLKWQTTLNLAFNHNEVKKLTPQVDQAGTGMAVLPFISKVGYPVRDYYLADFAHVDPQTGISQLYALDKEHYTQTGETRRLKDAQGQDVLLISNSANANANMFHHKNKNGIPKYYGGITNRLGYKSFDFSFLVTFSGGNYIYDTFMRDIVVQNSNGEQLQEVYNNYWKKPGDVAKYQRLTWKGNVKMEDGSILGLGDPRIYTDQFLYKGDFVKLKSVSLGYSVPRRSEERKLFQNLRIYATLENLYTISQYPGWDPEGQSTVYQWDLPQLFSATVGASIKF from the coding sequence ATGCAAAGAAAGGAACGATTACAACATCTGTTGTGGACGACTATGAAACTTACTTATTACCAGCTCCTGCTGCTTGTTGCATTTATGGGCGTCGCCTCTGCGGGCACGATGAAGGCGCAGGATGTGCTCAGCCAGACCATTTCGGTGAGGATCGTGGACCAGAAGTTCAGGAATGCATTGCAGCTTATTGAAAAGAACTCCAATGTTAAATTCATTTACAGCTCGCGGGTTATCAACGCAGACCGGCGGGTAAGCCTGCATCTGACGAATGCACCGGTGGCCGACGTGCTTGAAAAATTACTTAAACCTTTGCAATTGACCTATGAAGTATCGGGAAGGCAGATTGTTTTGGATAAAGCAGAAAAAAATGCGGAACCGGGCGATGACGACCAGACTTACCTCGACGCAGACCTTAAAATATCGGGCACGGTCACCGATCCGGCGGGCAGTGCATTACCCGGTGTGAGTATCGTGCTAAAAGGAACGCAGCGCGGAACGGTTTCCGACGTATCCGGTGCGTATGAGCTGGAAGTACCTGACCAGCAAGCCACTCTGATATTTTCATTTGTAGGCTACATTTCGCAGGAAGAGGTCGTAGGCGGGCGAAGGACGATAGACATTTCTTTAAAGGTGAATGAAAAAGCACTGGAAGATGTGGTGGTGGTAGGTTACGGTTCGCAGAAAAGAAAGGATGTGATCGGGAGTATTTCAACGATTAAAGCTGATGTGCTGGAAACTCCGTCGGGTTCGACCAATTTCAGCTCCTTAATGCAGGGCCAGGCTTCGGGTATCAGTGTACAATCGTCCTCGGGCAGACTTGGTGCGCCCGTCAATATCACCATCCGCGGCCTCAGCTCCATCAGCGCGGGTACCAGTCCGCTTTGGATCATCGACGGCGTACCGATACTCACAGATATTTCGATCGACAATAACGGCTCGGCCGCGCAGTCGCCGATGTCGCTGATCAACCAGTCGGATATCGAATCGATCCAGGTTTTAAAAGACGCCGCAGCCACATCGATTTACGGTTCCCGCGGCTCGAACGGGGTGATTATGGTGACGACAAAATCGGGCGCAACCGGAAAGGCTACGGTCAATCTCGATTACAGCACCGGTATCTCGCAGCTGCCGTTTCAAAGGGTCAAATTTTTGAACACACAGCAATGGTTCCAGATGAAAGACGAATCCAAACAGGCTTACGGACTTGGCCCGTTTGAAATGAGCGATTTCTATTCGGGTAAACCATTTGCCACGGAATTCCTCACCCGCCAGCAGGCAGAGTCCATTAATACAGACTGGCGGAAAGAAATGACCCGCACCGGCAGCTTTCACAATGCCAACGTTTCCATTATGGGCGGAGACAAGCTGACAAAATACTATGTGTCAGGAAATTACAGGAAGGACAAAAGCGTAATGACCAACGAAGACCTCGAACGTTTCGGCGTACGGGCCAACATCGACATGAAGCCATTGAGAATGCTCGATGTAGGCGCAAAGATCAATCTGTCCATGTCCAAAGGAAACCGTGGCAAGAACGGGACAGCCAGCGAAGACGGAAACAAGAGTGGTACCAACGGCGGTTTTAGCTTTGTAAATACTATTACAGTACCCTTTGAGCCCGTTTACAGTGTTCAAAATCCGGCGTTCTACTACAATCCCTATACCGGAAATCCGCGCGCAAGCAGCGACCCCGCCAATATGGTGGAGCAGCTGGATATGTACCGGGTATTGACGGATGTGTATGCCGAATACCGCTTTCCGTTCCTGGAAGGGCTATCGGCTCGGACACAGCTTTCGATGGATTTTGTGCAGGCCAACCGTAATTTCTGGGTTTCCGACGCGATCCGTTCCAATGGTTCAATGGCGCAGGACAATGCTTCGACCTCTAAAAACATCAACTACAACATCTTCCTTACCTACAACAAAAATTTCGGCGACCATTCTCTCAACCTCGTGGGAGGCACCGAAGCCCAGCGATCCACGACCTGGTACCGCAGTATGGAAGGCCAGAACCTGGTCGGGAATTACCAGCAGCTCGGCACACCGGCGAATCTGACGACGATGTTTTCGGGACTGAATGGGGAACGTTATCTGCTGGCGTATTTTGGGCGGGCCAACTACAAGTTCAAGGACAAATACCTGGCAGGTATAAGCATGCGCCGCGACGGTTCCTCGGTGTTCACTTCCGACTACCGCTGGGGCAACTTCCTGGCATTCTCGGCCGGCTGGATATTGTCCGACGAGGCTTTTATGGGTGATTTTGGGAGAAACCATTTCATCAAACTGCGGGGCAGCTACGGGCAAACCGGCAATGCGGGTATCCCGGGCTATCTGGATGTATCCAATTATGCGACCAACTATTCTTATGGCAGCTCGGATGTTTTTGCGACCAACGGAACAGTCATCACGTCGATCGGCGTCAAAAATCTTTCCTGGGAAACAACCAGCAATTTCGACGCGGGCGTTGATTTCGGTTTTTTCAGCAACCGGATCAATGGTTCGCTCGCCTACTACAACAAATATGTGAAAGACCTGCTATTGGCCAGCACGCTGCCTCCATCGTCTGGCATTGGCTCTATCTGGGGCAATATCGGCGATCTGGTAAATAAAGGGATCGAGCTGAATGTGACTTCTTCCAATTTGAAAGCCCGCGATTTGAAATGGCAGACCACTTTAAACCTCGCTTTCAATCATAACGAAGTAAAAAAGCTAACGCCACAGGTCGACCAGGCGGGAACCGGAATGGCCGTGCTTCCTTTTATTTCGAAAGTCGGGTATCCGGTACGTGACTATTATCTGGCAGACTTCGCCCATGTAGACCCGCAAACGGGCATTTCGCAGCTGTATGCCCTGGATAAGGAACATTACACGCAAACGGGTGAAACACGCCGGTTAAAAGACGCGCAGGGACAGGATGTACTGCTGATCTCCAACAGCGCGAATGCCAATGCCAATATGTTTCATCACAAAAACAAAAACGGCATTCCGAAATACTACGGAGGCATTACCAACCGGCTCGGTTACAAGTCATTCGATTTCAGCTTCCTGGTCACTTTTTCGGGTGGCAACTACATTTATGACACGTTTATGCGGGACATTGTGGTGCAGAATTCCAACGGAGAGCAGTTGCAGGAGGTTTATAACAATTACTGGAAAAAACCCGGCGATGTGGCCAAATACCAGCGCCTGACGTGGAAAGGAAATGTAAAAATGGAAGACGGCTCGATCCTCGGCCTGGGTGATCCGCGCATTTATACCGACCAGTTTTTGTATAAAGGAGATTTTGTAAAGCTGAAATCCGTCTCGCTGGGATATTCCGTACCGCGCCGGTCGGAGGAGCGCAAATTGTTCCAGAACCTGAGGATTTACGCCACGCTTGAAAACCTGTATACTATTTCGCAATATCCCGGCTGGGACCCGGAAGGCCAGAGCACGGTATATCAGTGGGACCTGCCACAACTTTTCTCGGCTACCGTAGGCGCATCGATCAAATTTTAA